Proteins from one Luteibaculum oceani genomic window:
- a CDS encoding ATP-dependent helicase: MQSDILTGLNPAQRQAVEQTNGALMVIAGAGSGKTRVLTYRIAYLIQQGIDPFNILALTFTNKAAKEMKERIALIVGQENARNIWMGTFHSVFAKILRFEAEKINYPSNFTIYDSADSKSLLNTIIKELQLDDKVYKVSIVQSRISGAKNNLISPKQYLENVDIQADDRAAGRPKLGAIYQEYWQRCFKAGAMDFDDLLFKTNILLRDFPETLLKYQDRFRYILVDEYQDTNHAQYLIVKKLAARFQNLCVVGDDAQSIYAFRGANIQNILNFRKDYPDYSLIKLEQNYRSTQTIVNAANSVISNNRDQIKKEVWTENDQGDRIKIFKANSDNEEGMFVAQSIFELQHQHHSTFNDFAILYRTNAQSRALEEALRKINIPYKIYGGLSFYQRKEIKDLLAYFRLTSNPNDEEAFKRIINYPARGIGKTTMDKLTLAANENDTSLWEVANSPGQYNCNINAGTRAKIESFTTMIKSLRSELHKEDAYLMAEKIAKSSGLLKELYNDKTPEGVARYENVQELLNGIKEFAETQKEQDAEAAPKLEDFLLDVALLTDADQDNEDEERVSLMTIHASKGLEFPYIFIVGMEENLFPSQMSVNSRSDLEEERRLFYVAITRAKQKATLSYATSRFRWGNLIYSEPSRFLDELDDKYVDWPVQMQRTQVTEKRTGGAIFTKKINPPKPKNLKKIPRPSAGNPDQRDYANVEDIRIGIQVEHGTFGKGKVVAIDGVEPNLKATVYFPAVGQKQLLLRFAKLRVIG, encoded by the coding sequence ATGCAATCAGATATACTCACAGGGTTAAACCCCGCTCAACGTCAAGCAGTAGAACAAACCAACGGCGCTTTAATGGTAATTGCAGGTGCAGGATCGGGTAAAACCAGAGTGCTCACCTACCGTATCGCCTACCTTATCCAACAAGGAATTGACCCCTTTAATATCCTGGCTTTAACATTTACCAATAAAGCTGCAAAGGAAATGAAAGAAAGGATAGCACTTATCGTTGGTCAAGAAAATGCTCGAAACATATGGATGGGAACCTTCCACTCGGTTTTCGCGAAAATTCTCCGCTTTGAAGCCGAAAAGATAAATTACCCAAGCAACTTTACAATTTATGACAGTGCCGACTCTAAGAGTCTCCTCAATACTATCATAAAGGAACTTCAGCTAGACGACAAAGTATACAAGGTGAGTATAGTGCAGTCTAGAATAAGCGGGGCTAAAAACAACCTAATTTCACCAAAGCAATACTTAGAAAATGTAGATATACAAGCCGATGACAGAGCGGCGGGAAGACCAAAATTAGGCGCCATCTACCAAGAATACTGGCAACGTTGCTTTAAGGCTGGCGCCATGGACTTTGACGACCTCCTTTTCAAAACCAACATTCTCCTTCGTGATTTCCCCGAAACGCTATTAAAATACCAAGATCGGTTTAGATACATTTTAGTAGATGAGTACCAGGATACCAACCACGCTCAATACCTTATTGTAAAGAAATTAGCAGCCCGCTTTCAAAATCTATGTGTAGTTGGTGACGACGCTCAAAGTATTTACGCCTTTCGTGGTGCCAACATCCAAAATATATTAAACTTCCGAAAAGACTATCCCGATTATTCCCTTATAAAACTAGAGCAAAACTACCGCTCAACCCAAACGATAGTTAATGCGGCGAATAGTGTTATTTCCAATAACCGAGACCAGATAAAAAAGGAAGTTTGGACGGAAAACGACCAGGGAGATCGCATAAAAATATTTAAAGCGAATTCGGACAACGAAGAGGGTATGTTTGTTGCCCAAAGTATTTTCGAATTACAACACCAGCACCACTCCACTTTCAATGATTTTGCAATTCTATATAGAACTAACGCACAATCAAGAGCTTTGGAAGAGGCGCTTAGAAAAATTAATATACCGTATAAAATTTACGGTGGACTTTCCTTTTATCAACGAAAGGAAATAAAGGATCTACTTGCTTATTTCAGACTCACTTCTAATCCCAACGACGAAGAAGCCTTTAAGCGAATAATAAACTACCCGGCACGTGGTATAGGGAAAACCACAATGGATAAATTGACCCTTGCTGCCAACGAAAATGACACCAGTCTTTGGGAGGTTGCAAATTCTCCTGGGCAATACAACTGCAACATTAATGCAGGTACAAGGGCCAAAATAGAATCCTTTACCACCATGATAAAAAGTCTGCGCTCTGAACTCCATAAGGAGGACGCCTACTTAATGGCAGAAAAAATTGCTAAGTCATCAGGTTTATTAAAGGAATTGTACAACGACAAAACACCAGAGGGCGTTGCGCGCTACGAAAACGTACAAGAACTATTAAACGGAATAAAAGAGTTTGCCGAGACCCAAAAAGAGCAAGATGCCGAGGCCGCTCCTAAATTAGAAGACTTTTTACTAGATGTTGCCCTGTTAACCGACGCGGATCAAGATAACGAAGATGAGGAACGCGTATCTTTAATGACTATTCACGCCTCTAAAGGGTTGGAATTTCCTTATATTTTTATCGTGGGGATGGAGGAAAACCTATTTCCTTCGCAGATGTCTGTCAACTCTAGAAGCGATTTAGAAGAGGAACGTCGACTTTTCTATGTTGCCATAACCAGAGCAAAGCAAAAGGCAACACTATCTTACGCCACAAGCCGTTTTAGATGGGGTAATTTAATTTACTCCGAACCAAGTAGATTTTTGGATGAATTAGATGATAAATATGTGGATTGGCCAGTACAAATGCAGCGCACTCAGGTAACTGAAAAACGAACTGGCGGAGCAATTTTCACCAAAAAGATCAATCCGCCTAAACCCAAAAATTTAAAGAAAATACCTCGCCCCTCTGCAGGAAATCCCGATCAAAGAGATTACGCAAATGTGGAGGATATTAGAATAGGAATACAGGTAGAACACGGAACTTTTGGCAAGGGAAAGGTTGTTGCCATAGACGGAGTAGAACCCAATTTAAAAGCTACGGTTTACTTCCCTGCAGTTGGACAAAAACAACTCCTATTGCGCTTTGCTAAATTAAGAGTGATTGGATAA
- the rpsL gene encoding 30S ribosomal protein S12 yields MPTIQQLVRKGRTDKVKMSKSAALDSCPQRRGVCTRVYTTTPKKPNSAMRKVARVRLTNGKEVNAYIGGEGHNLQEHSIVLVRGGRVKDLPGVRYHIVRGALDTAGVEGRTQRRSKYGAKRPKDKK; encoded by the coding sequence ATGCCTACTATTCAGCAGTTAGTAAGAAAAGGTAGAACGGACAAAGTTAAGATGAGCAAATCAGCTGCTCTAGATTCATGTCCGCAGAGAAGAGGAGTATGTACGCGTGTATATACCACAACACCAAAGAAACCAAACTCAGCAATGCGTAAAGTTGCAAGGGTTAGGTTAACTAATGGTAAAGAGGTTAACGCATACATCGGAGGTGAAGGACATAACCTGCAAGAGCACTCAATTGTATTGGTGCGCGGTGGTAGGGTAAAGGACTTACCTGGGGTTAGATATCACATCGTACGTGGTGCATTAGACACTGCCGGTGTAGAAGGAAGAACTCAGCGTAGATCTAAGTATGGAGCTAAGCGTCCAAAAGACAAAAAATAA
- the rpsG gene encoding 30S ribosomal protein S7 → MRRKKAKRVETLPDPKFNEVLVTKFVNNLMLDGKKSVSFKIFYDAIDIVAEKTNEDGLEVWKKALENVTPAVEVKSRRVGGSTFQIPQPIREDRKISMGMKWLISYARKRNEKAMSSKLAAEIIAGSKGEGAAFKKKEETHRMAEANRAFSHFRF, encoded by the coding sequence ATGAGAAGGAAAAAGGCCAAAAGAGTAGAAACGCTTCCAGATCCTAAGTTTAACGAGGTTCTGGTTACCAAGTTTGTAAACAACTTAATGTTGGACGGTAAGAAGAGCGTGTCCTTTAAAATCTTTTACGATGCAATTGATATAGTTGCAGAGAAGACGAATGAGGATGGTTTAGAGGTGTGGAAAAAAGCCTTAGAAAATGTAACTCCAGCTGTTGAAGTAAAGAGTAGACGTGTTGGTGGTTCAACCTTTCAGATACCACAGCCTATTCGCGAGGATAGAAAAATATCTATGGGAATGAAATGGCTTATTAGCTACGCTAGAAAGCGTAACGAAAAAGCTATGAGTTCTAAGTTAGCTGCTGAGATCATTGCCGGTTCTAAAGGGGAAGGTGCAGCATTTAAGAAGAAAGAAGAAACTCACCGTATGGCTGAGGCTAACAGAGCATTCTCTCACTTTAGATTCTAA
- the fusA gene encoding elongation factor G, translated as MAKRDLKFTRNIGIAAHIDAGKTTTTERILYYGGVSHKIGEVHDGAATMDWMEQEQERGITITSAATTLNWKYRDQNYHINIIDTPGHVDFTVEVNRSLRVLDGLVFLFSAVDGVEPQSETNWRLANNYNVPRIGFVNKMDRQGADFLNVCKQVKEMLGSHALPLQIPIGSEADFRGVVDLINFRGITWNEEDMGMTFEEIEIPADIIDEATMYREQLLEAVAEFNDTLMEKYFEDPESLTEREILDALREATIGGKVVPMMCGSAFKNKGVQAMLDMVMEILPSPLDVEAITGTNPDTDAEEKRRPDVDEPFAALAFKIATDPFVGRLCFTRAYSGKLDSGSYVLNTRTGKKERISRIFQMHANKQNQIDALQAGDIGALVGFKDIKTGDTLCAEKHPIVLESMDFPDPVIGLAIEPKAQADVDKLGIALGKLAEEDPTFQVHTDEETGQTVISGMGELHLDIICDRLKREFKVEVNQGAPQVSYKETIKGSVDHREVYKKQTGGRGKFADIAVTIEPADAEKPGLEFINLIKGGNVPKEFVPSIEKGFKEAMKNGVLAGYPVDSLKVTLKDGSFHPVDSDQLSFEVAAKMAYRAALPKANPVLLEPIMKLEVLTPEENMGDIVGDLNRRRGVMEGMGDRSGSKVIKAKVPLSEMFGYVTALRTISSGRATSTMEFSHFEEAPGNIAEEVIAKSKGKVNA; from the coding sequence ATGGCAAAAAGAGATTTAAAATTTACAAGAAACATCGGTATTGCAGCGCATATTGATGCGGGTAAAACAACAACTACCGAGCGTATTCTTTATTATGGTGGTGTGAGTCACAAGATCGGTGAAGTTCACGATGGTGCCGCTACTATGGACTGGATGGAGCAGGAGCAAGAGCGTGGTATTACCATTACCTCTGCAGCTACTACTCTGAACTGGAAATACCGCGATCAGAATTATCACATTAACATTATTGACACCCCAGGTCACGTGGATTTTACCGTGGAGGTAAACCGTTCATTACGTGTTCTTGATGGGTTAGTTTTCTTATTTAGTGCGGTTGATGGTGTTGAGCCTCAGTCTGAAACTAACTGGAGACTTGCAAATAACTATAATGTTCCTAGAATTGGTTTCGTTAACAAAATGGACCGTCAAGGAGCAGATTTCCTTAATGTGTGTAAGCAAGTTAAGGAGATGTTAGGTAGCCACGCGCTTCCACTTCAAATTCCTATTGGGTCTGAAGCTGATTTTAGAGGAGTTGTTGATCTAATCAACTTCCGTGGAATCACCTGGAACGAGGAAGATATGGGAATGACTTTCGAGGAAATCGAAATCCCAGCAGATATTATTGACGAAGCTACAATGTATCGTGAGCAACTTCTTGAGGCTGTTGCTGAATTTAACGATACCTTGATGGAGAAATACTTCGAAGATCCAGAATCTCTTACTGAAAGAGAAATTCTTGATGCTTTAAGAGAAGCTACTATCGGAGGAAAAGTTGTTCCAATGATGTGTGGTTCTGCATTTAAGAACAAGGGTGTTCAGGCAATGCTTGATATGGTAATGGAAATCCTTCCATCTCCACTAGATGTTGAAGCTATTACCGGAACTAACCCCGATACAGACGCAGAAGAAAAGCGTAGACCAGATGTTGATGAGCCTTTTGCTGCTCTTGCATTTAAAATCGCTACTGACCCATTCGTAGGTCGTCTTTGTTTCACCAGAGCTTATAGTGGTAAGCTAGACTCTGGTTCTTATGTTCTTAATACTAGAACAGGTAAGAAAGAGCGTATTTCTAGAATCTTCCAAATGCATGCTAACAAGCAAAACCAAATCGACGCGCTTCAAGCAGGAGATATTGGTGCATTAGTTGGATTTAAAGATATTAAGACTGGAGATACTTTATGTGCTGAAAAGCACCCTATTGTTCTTGAGTCTATGGACTTCCCAGATCCAGTAATTGGATTAGCCATTGAGCCTAAGGCACAAGCAGACGTAGATAAGCTTGGAATTGCTCTAGGTAAATTAGCAGAGGAGGATCCAACTTTCCAAGTTCATACTGACGAAGAAACAGGTCAAACTGTAATCAGTGGAATGGGAGAGCTTCACCTGGATATTATTTGTGACCGTCTTAAGCGTGAGTTTAAGGTTGAGGTTAACCAAGGTGCTCCACAGGTTTCTTACAAGGAAACAATTAAAGGGTCGGTTGATCATAGAGAGGTATACAAAAAGCAAACTGGTGGTCGTGGTAAGTTCGCAGATATCGCAGTTACTATTGAGCCAGCAGATGCAGAGAAACCAGGTTTAGAGTTTATCAACCTAATTAAGGGTGGTAACGTACCTAAAGAATTTGTTCCTTCTATTGAGAAAGGATTTAAGGAAGCTATGAAAAACGGTGTTTTAGCTGGATACCCAGTTGATTCATTAAAGGTAACGTTGAAGGACGGTTCTTTCCACCCTGTGGATTCTGACCAATTATCTTTCGAGGTTGCTGCTAAAATGGCATACCGTGCGGCCCTTCCAAAGGCTAACCCAGTACTTCTAGAGCCTATTATGAAATTAGAGGTGCTAACTCCAGAAGAGAATATGGGTGATATCGTTGGTGACCTTAACAGAAGAAGAGGTGTAATGGAAGGAATGGGAGACCGTTCTGGATCTAAAGTAATCAAGGCTAAAGTTCCGTTATCAGAAATGTTCGGTTATGTAACAGCGTTGAGAACCATTTCTTCGGGTAGAGCTACATCAACAATGGAATTCTCTCACTTCGAGGAAGCTCCAGGTAACATTGCTGAGGAAGTAATCGCAAAGTCAAAAGGAAAAGTTAACGCGTAA
- the rpsJ gene encoding 30S ribosomal protein S10, whose protein sequence is MSQKIRIKLKSYDHNLVDKSAEKIVKTVKTTGAVVSGPIPLPTHKNIYTVLRSPHVNKKSREQFELNAHKRLLDIYSSSSKTVDALMRLELPSGVEVEIKV, encoded by the coding sequence ATGAGTCAGAAGATTAGAATTAAGCTTAAAAGTTACGATCACAACTTGGTAGATAAGTCTGCTGAGAAAATCGTAAAAACGGTAAAAACTACCGGAGCTGTGGTGAGTGGGCCGATTCCGTTACCAACTCACAAAAACATCTACACTGTGCTTCGTTCACCTCACGTAAACAAAAAGTCTCGTGAGCAATTCGAGCTAAATGCACACAAAAGATTGTTAGATATATATTCTTCATCATCTAAAACAGTTGATGCTCTAATGAGATTAGAGCTTCCTTCTGGAGTAGAGGTAGAGATTAAAGTTTAA
- the rplC gene encoding 50S ribosomal protein L3: MSGLIGKKIGMTSLYSADGKNLPCTLVEAGPCVVTQVKTVERDGYSALQLGFGEKKEKHTPAALNGHFKKTGVTPKAKLAEFRDFSLEKNEGETISVVDLFEEGDFVDVTSISKGKGFQGVVKRHGFAGVGGQTHGQHNRLRAPGAIGACATPSRVFKGTRMAGQTGNSQVTIENLQVLKVIEDRNLLVIKGSIPGPKGAIVKIYK; this comes from the coding sequence ATGTCAGGGTTAATAGGTAAGAAGATAGGTATGACTAGCCTATATAGTGCCGATGGTAAAAACCTTCCATGCACGCTTGTAGAAGCTGGTCCTTGTGTAGTTACACAAGTTAAAACCGTTGAGAGAGATGGCTATTCTGCGCTACAGTTGGGCTTCGGAGAGAAAAAAGAGAAGCACACACCAGCAGCACTTAATGGTCACTTCAAGAAAACGGGAGTTACACCAAAAGCTAAGTTAGCAGAGTTCAGAGATTTTTCTCTTGAAAAGAACGAAGGTGAGACTATCAGTGTTGTTGATCTTTTTGAAGAAGGAGATTTCGTAGATGTAACTTCGATCTCTAAAGGAAAAGGATTTCAGGGGGTTGTAAAACGCCACGGTTTTGCCGGGGTTGGTGGACAAACCCATGGTCAGCACAATAGACTAAGAGCACCCGGTGCTATTGGTGCTTGTGCTACTCCTTCAAGAGTATTCAAAGGTACCCGTATGGCGGGACAAACTGGTAACTCTCAAGTTACTATAGAGAACCTTCAGGTACTTAAAGTAATTGAAGACAGAAATTTGTTGGTGATAAAAGGTTCAATCCCTGGACCTAAGGGGGCGATAGTTAAAATCTACAAGTAG
- the rplD gene encoding 50S ribosomal protein L4, with the protein MDISVLNIKGEDTGKKVDLSESVFGIEPNDHAIYLDVKGILANGRQGTAKAKQRAEISRTTKKLKRQKGTGGARAGSMRSPLFVGGGRVFGPTPRDYGIKVNKKTKKLAKISALSYKAKDQAITVVEDFNFEAPKTKSFNEILGKLNLSDKKTLFVLVDYNKALYLSSRNLKGAKVVTISELNTYDILNFNNIVFVESSVSQINELGKK; encoded by the coding sequence ATGGATATTTCTGTATTAAATATAAAGGGCGAGGATACTGGTAAGAAAGTTGATCTTTCTGAAAGCGTATTCGGAATAGAGCCAAATGATCATGCAATTTACCTAGATGTTAAGGGTATCCTTGCTAATGGTCGTCAAGGTACAGCTAAGGCTAAACAAAGAGCCGAAATTAGCCGTACAACCAAAAAATTAAAGAGACAAAAAGGAACGGGTGGAGCTCGTGCCGGATCAATGAGATCTCCATTATTTGTTGGTGGTGGTCGTGTATTTGGTCCAACTCCTAGAGATTACGGAATTAAGGTTAACAAAAAGACTAAGAAATTAGCTAAGATTTCTGCCCTTTCATACAAGGCGAAAGACCAAGCAATTACTGTAGTTGAAGACTTTAATTTTGAGGCACCTAAAACCAAAAGCTTTAACGAAATCCTTGGTAAGCTTAACCTTAGCGACAAAAAAACGCTTTTTGTTTTAGTAGATTACAATAAAGCACTATATTTGTCGTCCCGAAATTTGAAGGGAGCTAAGGTTGTAACTATCTCAGAATTAAACACTTACGATATTTTGAATTTCAATAATATCGTTTTTGTAGAGAGTTCAGTTTCTCAAATTAACGAATTGGGTAAAAAGTAA
- the rplW gene encoding 50S ribosomal protein L23: MGQILIKPLLTEKTSDQAENNNAFVFLVDRKANKIEVKKAVEKTYGVTVNKVNTVNVMGKRKVRMTRSSYSVGRTNHFKKAVVYVAAGDTIDLYANI; the protein is encoded by the coding sequence ATGGGCCAGATATTAATAAAGCCACTTTTAACCGAAAAAACGTCTGATCAGGCAGAAAATAACAACGCGTTTGTTTTTCTAGTAGATCGTAAGGCGAATAAAATTGAGGTTAAAAAGGCTGTAGAGAAGACTTACGGTGTAACTGTTAATAAGGTTAACACTGTAAATGTGATGGGGAAAAGAAAAGTTCGTATGACTCGCAGCTCTTACTCAGTTGGACGTACTAACCACTTCAAGAAAGCGGTTGTTTATGTTGCTGCAGGGGATACGATAGATCTATATGCCAATATTTAA
- the rplB gene encoding 50S ribosomal protein L2 has product MAVRKLKPITPGQRHRLVSGFETVTTDKPEKSLLAPIKKSGGRNNQGRMTMRYLGGGHKQRYRIIDFKRDKQGIPATVKTIEYDPNRTARIALVVYADGEKRYIVAPQGLEVGQTIISGKEATPEIGNTMYLSDIPLGTIIHNIELHPGKGGSIARSAGSYAQLNARDGKYAIIKMPSGETRMILVTCMATIGSVSNPDYMLIRSGKAGRSRWLGRRPRVRGVVMNPVDHPMGGGEGRSSGGHPRSRKGLPAKGYKTRKPKNKSSKYIIEGRKK; this is encoded by the coding sequence ATGGCAGTTAGAAAATTAAAACCAATAACTCCTGGACAGCGTCACCGCTTGGTTTCTGGATTTGAGACCGTAACTACGGACAAGCCAGAAAAGTCGCTTTTAGCTCCGATTAAAAAATCTGGAGGTAGAAATAACCAGGGGCGCATGACTATGCGTTACCTAGGTGGTGGGCACAAGCAGCGCTACAGAATTATTGATTTCAAACGCGATAAGCAGGGAATACCAGCTACCGTTAAGACCATTGAGTACGATCCAAATCGTACAGCTCGTATCGCATTAGTAGTTTATGCTGATGGTGAGAAGAGATATATTGTTGCTCCTCAAGGTTTAGAGGTTGGGCAAACAATCATTAGTGGTAAAGAAGCTACTCCTGAAATCGGAAACACTATGTACCTATCTGATATTCCATTAGGTACAATTATTCACAATATTGAATTGCATCCTGGTAAAGGTGGATCTATTGCGCGTAGTGCTGGATCTTACGCTCAGCTTAACGCAAGAGACGGGAAATATGCAATTATCAAAATGCCATCAGGTGAAACTAGAATGATACTAGTTACTTGTATGGCTACCATAGGTTCAGTATCCAACCCAGATTACATGCTTATCCGTAGCGGTAAAGCTGGTAGAAGCAGATGGTTGGGTAGAAGACCACGTGTACGTGGTGTTGTTATGAACCCAGTTGATCACCCAATGGGTGGTGGTGAAGGACGCTCGTCTGGAGGTCACCCAAGATCAAGAAAAGGTCTTCCGGCTAAAGGTTACAAAACTAGAAAGCCGAAGAATAAGAGTTCTAAGTACATTATTGAAGGTAGAAAAAAATAG
- the rpsS gene encoding 30S ribosomal protein S19 has protein sequence MSRSLKKPPFVHYKLAQKVDKALESGNKSVIKTWSRATTITPDFVGFTFAVHNGNKFIPVYVTENMVGHKLGEFSPTRTYRGHGGNKKDKGKR, from the coding sequence ATGAGTAGATCGTTAAAAAAGCCACCATTTGTCCATTACAAATTGGCACAGAAAGTAGACAAGGCATTAGAGTCAGGTAACAAAAGCGTTATCAAAACATGGTCTAGAGCTACTACAATTACCCCGGATTTTGTTGGATTCACCTTCGCGGTACACAACGGGAATAAATTCATTCCAGTTTATGTAACCGAGAACATGGTTGGCCATAAGTTAGGAGAATTCTCTCCAACGAGAACTTATAGAGGTCACGGAGGAAATAAAAAGGATAAAGGAAAGCGCTAA
- the rplV gene encoding 50S ribosomal protein L22 gives MGSRKKLRAEKIKEEKKAVSFAKLNNCPTSPRKMRLVADNIRGLEVFKAMAVLENSSQSAAKNMEKLLRSAMANWESKNSGQRPEEAALYVKEVSVDSARILKRIQPAPQGRAHRIRKRSNHVTLVIDSAAK, from the coding sequence ATGGGATCTAGAAAGAAATTACGTGCGGAAAAGATAAAAGAGGAGAAGAAGGCAGTATCCTTTGCGAAACTTAATAATTGTCCTACTTCACCTCGTAAAATGAGGTTGGTAGCAGACAATATCCGCGGACTTGAAGTATTTAAAGCTATGGCTGTATTAGAGAATAGTTCTCAATCTGCAGCCAAGAATATGGAGAAATTGCTTCGTTCAGCAATGGCGAACTGGGAGAGTAAAAACTCTGGTCAGCGTCCTGAAGAGGCTGCTCTATATGTAAAAGAAGTTTCTGTGGATAGTGCTAGAATTTTAAAGCGTATTCAGCCTGCTCCTCAAGGAAGAGCACACAGAATTCGCAAACGTTCGAATCACGTAACCTTAGTTATAGACAGCGCAGCAAAATAA
- the rpsC gene encoding 30S ribosomal protein S3, whose amino-acid sequence MGQKTNPIGNRLGFIKGWDSNWFGGKNYGEKIVEDDKIRRYLNARLSKAGIARIIIERTLKLVTVTIQSSRPGIIIGKGGTEVEKLKEELKKLTGKEVQINIFEIKRPELDASLVAAGIARQIEGRISFRRAIKMSVASTMRMGAEGIKVTISGRLNGAEMARTEHFKDGRIPLHTFRADIDYALAEAHTTYGRIGIKVWICKGEVYGKRDLSPLPAQKQQKSGRFGGRKKKK is encoded by the coding sequence ATGGGACAGAAGACTAACCCGATTGGAAATAGATTAGGTTTCATCAAAGGATGGGACTCTAACTGGTTTGGAGGGAAGAACTACGGGGAGAAAATCGTAGAAGACGATAAGATCAGAAGATATCTTAACGCGCGTCTTTCAAAGGCAGGTATCGCCCGTATAATTATCGAGCGTACACTTAAGCTAGTAACTGTAACTATTCAGTCTTCAAGACCTGGAATTATCATCGGTAAAGGTGGTACTGAGGTTGAGAAACTAAAAGAAGAGTTAAAGAAACTTACTGGTAAAGAAGTTCAAATTAACATCTTTGAGATAAAGCGTCCAGAACTTGATGCAAGTCTTGTTGCAGCTGGAATTGCTCGTCAGATCGAAGGAAGAATTTCTTTCAGAAGAGCTATCAAAATGTCTGTGGCTTCAACCATGAGAATGGGTGCAGAAGGAATTAAAGTTACTATTTCAGGACGTTTAAATGGTGCTGAAATGGCTCGTACAGAGCACTTTAAAGACGGTCGTATTCCATTGCATACTTTCCGTGCTGATATCGATTATGCTTTAGCAGAAGCACATACTACTTACGGTAGAATTGGTATTAAAGTATGGATCTGTAAAGGTGAAGTATACGGTAAAAGAGATTTGTCTCCACTTCCAGCTCAAAAGCAGCAGAAATCAGGAAGATTCGGTGGACGTAAGAAAAAGAAGTAA
- the rplP gene encoding 50S ribosomal protein L16, whose product MLQPKRTKFRKQFKGRMKGNAGRGTQIAFGSFGLKALESGWITSRQIEAARIAVTRYMKREGKVWIRIFPDKPVTAKPLEVRMGKGKGAPSHWVAVVKAGRIMFEADGVPLAIATEAMRLAAQKLPVKCKMVIRNDYSE is encoded by the coding sequence ATGTTACAGCCAAAAAGAACAAAGTTTAGAAAGCAGTTTAAGGGAAGAATGAAAGGTAATGCTGGGAGAGGAACCCAAATTGCCTTCGGATCTTTTGGCTTGAAAGCTTTAGAGAGTGGATGGATTACTTCACGTCAGATAGAGGCAGCGCGTATTGCGGTTACTCGTTACATGAAACGTGAAGGAAAAGTTTGGATTAGAATATTTCCCGATAAACCTGTTACTGCTAAGCCTCTAGAGGTAAGGATGGGTAAAGGTAAGGGTGCTCCTAGCCATTGGGTAGCCGTAGTAAAAGCTGGTAGAATTATGTTCGAAGCAGACGGTGTGCCTTTGGCAATTGCTACAGAGGCAATGCGTCTTGCAGCACAGAAGTTACCGGTGAAATGTAAAATGGTAATTAGAAACGATTATTCTGAATAA
- the rpmC gene encoding 50S ribosomal protein L29 — translation MKAAEIRELSLDELKDKISVAQEELNKLELTHAVAELENPIQLRAKRRDIARLKTDLRRRELAAQ, via the coding sequence ATGAAAGCTGCAGAGATAAGAGAGTTGTCGTTAGATGAGTTGAAGGATAAAATTTCCGTAGCTCAAGAGGAGTTAAACAAGTTAGAGTTAACCCATGCGGTAGCTGAACTTGAAAACCCTATACAACTTAGAGCAAAGCGTAGAGATATCGCTAGGCTTAAGACGGATTTAAGAAGAAGAGAATTAGCAGCTCAATAG
- the rpsQ gene encoding 30S ribosomal protein S17, with amino-acid sequence MERNLRKERIGVVVSDKMDKTIVVAVERKVKHPKYGKFVKKTSKFFAHDEKQDSHPGDTVRIMETRPLSKNKCWRVVEILERAK; translated from the coding sequence ATGGAAAGAAACTTAAGAAAAGAGCGAATCGGTGTTGTTGTAAGTGATAAAATGGATAAAACCATTGTTGTTGCTGTAGAACGTAAAGTAAAGCACCCAAAATATGGAAAGTTCGTAAAGAAAACTTCCAAATTTTTTGCTCACGATGAAAAGCAGGATTCTCATCCAGGGGATACTGTAAGAATAATGGAGACCAGACCACTTAGTAAAAATAAGTGCTGGAGAGTGGTAGAAATTCTTGAAAGAGCTAAATAA